The Parachlamydia acanthamoebae genome has a window encoding:
- a CDS encoding methyl-accepting chemotaxis protein, which translates to MGHFFLRFSSKFTYLQKLIVIATLIFLSLAISLYYNWQFFNQKIERLENQQLGNQSVQLIRRLLENISRHVVMLSTMQYEQDIYQNDIIQMQAQISSDFRKLGLGTFKNPLPILAPSSSDLLNSESNELTQNWNLFLENVQDNNQVESIDRFKAIMDRLQLRMLYMGIESTLIQSEDVPYFLTNLAFIELPKGQSLIAQFVMLNSEKMQKKTLPNKDQKRLELLKSQLEDHLRNLSVLSESANINKNVEIKNKINRYAGSIHNLISEDEHHVGLSKNKKTFSWFSDKGIKALRESSLVWDTSFEEISRSLKEYLEHIENIKNWVIGISTALALAAFLITFLCILQVWKPMEGMIHTLQKFKAGDLSLRMPVMYQDEIGAFAILCNQVGDKFEETFKQFEKTGNVLTNYSDFISDASKQLESTAVEQEITSKQIAVTAKEIAATAKEFSNTLNTISSRGEETSTLANSGMEGLAKMENTMQQMIEASTNITSKLAVLSDKAQTITNIITTISKVAQQTNLLSLNAAIEAEKAGEHGRSFAVISREIRRLAEQTAFATVDIEKMINEMVSAVASSVMGVDKFSDEIYQGVSYVRTVGEQLTQIIEQVQKQMISFENVNIGMQNQVQGASQITEAINQWSESAQQVTNSIRRFHQTIDQLAQTNKQMHDVIKYIKAYG; encoded by the coding sequence ATGGGGCATTTTTTTTTACGTTTTTCGAGCAAATTCACCTATTTGCAAAAACTCATTGTCATTGCGACATTAATTTTTTTGAGTTTAGCCATCAGCCTTTATTACAATTGGCAATTTTTTAACCAAAAAATTGAACGGCTTGAAAATCAGCAGTTAGGCAATCAAAGTGTGCAATTGATCAGGCGTCTGCTTGAAAATATCTCACGTCATGTTGTCATGCTTTCTACAATGCAATACGAGCAGGATATCTATCAAAATGATATTATTCAAATGCAGGCTCAAATCAGTTCTGATTTTCGAAAATTGGGATTAGGAACGTTTAAAAATCCTTTGCCCATTCTCGCTCCCTCTTCTTCTGATCTTTTAAATTCCGAATCAAACGAATTAACCCAAAATTGGAATCTGTTTTTGGAGAATGTTCAAGACAATAACCAAGTAGAATCAATCGATCGCTTCAAAGCGATCATGGATAGATTACAATTGCGCATGCTATACATGGGAATTGAATCCACACTTATCCAATCAGAGGACGTCCCATACTTTTTGACAAATTTAGCATTTATTGAGCTACCTAAAGGACAAAGCTTAATCGCTCAGTTTGTGATGTTGAATTCGGAAAAAATGCAAAAAAAGACATTACCCAATAAAGATCAGAAACGTTTAGAACTCCTTAAATCGCAATTAGAAGATCATTTGCGCAATTTAAGTGTCCTTAGCGAAAGTGCCAACATCAACAAAAATGTCGAGATAAAGAATAAAATTAATCGTTACGCGGGAAGTATTCATAACCTAATTTCAGAAGATGAACATCATGTCGGACTTTCCAAAAATAAAAAAACATTTTCTTGGTTTTCGGATAAAGGAATCAAGGCTTTAAGGGAAAGTTCTCTTGTTTGGGATACTTCTTTTGAGGAAATTAGCAGAAGTTTAAAAGAGTATTTGGAACACATTGAGAATATTAAAAATTGGGTAATAGGCATTAGTACAGCACTAGCATTGGCTGCTTTTTTAATTACTTTTCTCTGCATTTTGCAGGTTTGGAAGCCAATGGAGGGTATGATTCATACTCTACAAAAATTTAAAGCAGGAGATTTGTCTTTGCGCATGCCTGTCATGTATCAAGATGAGATTGGTGCGTTTGCTATTCTTTGCAATCAAGTTGGAGATAAATTTGAGGAAACTTTTAAGCAGTTTGAAAAAACAGGAAATGTTTTAACGAACTACTCAGATTTTATTTCAGATGCTTCTAAGCAGTTGGAGTCAACAGCTGTAGAACAGGAAATTACCTCAAAACAAATTGCAGTGACAGCCAAAGAGATTGCAGCTACAGCTAAGGAATTCTCTAATACTTTAAATACGATTAGTTCTAGAGGTGAAGAGACCTCTACTTTAGCCAATTCAGGGATGGAAGGATTGGCAAAAATGGAAAATACCATGCAGCAGATGATTGAGGCATCCACCAACATTACATCTAAACTCGCTGTACTTAGCGATAAAGCTCAAACTATTACAAACATTATCACAACGATTTCAAAAGTTGCCCAGCAAACGAATTTGCTTTCCTTGAATGCTGCCATTGAAGCTGAGAAAGCCGGAGAGCATGGAAGAAGTTTTGCTGTGATTTCGCGTGAAATTCGTCGGCTAGCCGAGCAGACTGCTTTTGCTACTGTAGATATTGAGAAAATGATTAATGAAATGGTATCAGCAGTGGCATCCAGTGTGATGGGAGTGGATAAATTTTCGGATGAAATTTATCAAGGAGTCTCATACGTACGCACTGTAGGGGAGCAATTGACTCAGATTATTGAGCAGGTTCAAAAGCAGATGATTAGTTTTGAAAATGTGAATATTGGGATGCAAAATCAGGTTCAAGGAGCCTCTCAAATTACAGAGGCGATTAATCAATGGAGTGAAAGCGCTCAACAAGTCACAAACTCGATTCGACGCTTTCATCAAACAATCGATCAACTTGCTCAAACCAACAAACAGATGCATGACGTCATTAAATACATTAAAGCTTACGGATAG
- a CDS encoding TspO/MBR family protein — protein sequence MNKTHPYSIGVLALFILLCLFVEVAGGWFTQVSLNTWYPKLMKPSWIPPAWIFGPVWTVLYLLMAISVWLIWNREQLSGYHFQPYFLFTLQLALNLAWSWIFFYLKSPGWALVDILLLIIVLGWTICSFWRISRLAASLLIPYWLWVAYAASINAGIWWLNH from the coding sequence ATGAACAAAACCCACCCCTACTCCATAGGCGTGCTTGCGCTATTTATATTGCTGTGTCTTTTCGTTGAAGTCGCTGGAGGGTGGTTTACCCAAGTGAGTTTGAATACTTGGTATCCCAAGTTGATGAAGCCTTCTTGGATTCCGCCTGCATGGATTTTTGGACCGGTTTGGACAGTCTTGTACCTTTTAATGGCGATTTCAGTTTGGCTAATATGGAATCGGGAACAGTTATCAGGGTATCATTTTCAACCATACTTTCTTTTCACCTTACAGCTTGCCCTAAACCTGGCTTGGTCATGGATATTTTTTTATCTTAAAAGTCCTGGTTGGGCCCTTGTGGATATTCTGCTATTAATCATTGTCCTAGGATGGACAATTTGTTCCTTCTGGCGAATTTCACGACTGGCTGCTTCTTTATTGATTCCCTACTGGCTATGGGTCGCTTATGCCGCTTCAATCAATGCAGGTATTTGGTGGTTAAATCATTAA
- a CDS encoding ADP-ribosyltransferase domain-containing protein, with amino-acid sequence MMSISLQTPACIDAFKKVARSIKINPENHLYLELSDSVHASGDKKNSLGFTQIRKLFEDLHKNKQLNFKEAKSLQKSFAIISKSFSTTKKEGLIKKIRRKWLSFLARRSIRKVPSPLQFAQIYSDLKKIKPKSFEKLTKSEYIALKFYSNLHFKQINCLLREDSVQNKEMKFVIKSMKDALVKLPKKSECLYRGVAFPKQISLNIRDVYSDKAFLSFSKKKKMAQTFLNRDEEQKVLFKIKKSQHAKSISGISILKKEKEHLYLPEQQFRIVKIKTDKEVTFKYHKVSYTKVILQEI; translated from the coding sequence ATGATGTCTATTTCTCTTCAAACACCTGCCTGCATTGATGCGTTTAAAAAAGTGGCTCGTTCAATCAAAATAAATCCGGAAAATCATCTTTATTTAGAGCTTTCTGATTCTGTACATGCCTCAGGAGATAAAAAAAACAGCTTGGGTTTTACCCAGATTAGAAAACTCTTTGAGGATCTTCACAAAAATAAACAACTTAACTTTAAAGAGGCTAAAAGTTTACAAAAATCTTTTGCAATCATCTCAAAAAGTTTTAGTACAACAAAAAAAGAAGGATTGATAAAAAAAATCCGCAGAAAATGGCTTTCTTTTCTGGCACGGCGCTCAATAAGAAAAGTTCCTTCTCCTTTACAATTTGCTCAAATATACTCCGATTTAAAAAAAATTAAACCCAAGTCTTTCGAAAAATTAACAAAAAGTGAATACATAGCCTTAAAGTTTTATTCTAATCTTCATTTTAAACAAATTAACTGCTTACTTAGGGAAGATTCAGTTCAAAACAAGGAAATGAAATTTGTCATAAAATCCATGAAAGATGCTCTTGTCAAACTCCCAAAGAAAAGTGAATGCCTTTATAGAGGGGTCGCATTCCCAAAACAAATTTCTCTAAATATTAGGGATGTGTATTCAGATAAGGCTTTCCTGAGCTTTTCAAAAAAGAAGAAAATGGCACAAACATTTCTGAATCGAGACGAAGAACAAAAAGTTCTTTTCAAAATCAAAAAATCTCAACATGCTAAAAGCATCTCTGGCATCAGCATCCTCAAAAAAGAAAAAGAACATCTGTACTTACCAGAACAACAATTCCGCATTGTTAAAATTAAAACCGATAAGGAAGTAACCTTTAAATATCATAAGGTCTCTTATACGAAAGTGATCCTTCAAGAGATCTAA
- a CDS encoding amino acid permease: MNTKLIGGILLVSGTTIGAAMLALPVATGQAGFIPSFILLAICWIYMTYTAFLILEANLWMEPDTNLITMARNTLGRWGAGLSWVTYLFLLYSLTTAYIAVCIPIFVDIGHSCFGLNISHWLGALPLILILGYFVYRGTESVDYLNRILMTGLIIAYLAMIFLLAPHIQPTKLLHVEWSYLLLATSIIATSFGFHIIIPTLTTYFKRDIPQIKVAILIGGIIPFVVYSLWEVLALGIIPIEGEHGILEGYLHGTDGTRLLAGTLQQSSIAVIARFFSFFAIVTSFLGVSLSLSDFLSDGLSIRKNQAGKLMLYILTFLPPLLFTFICPRAFLTALEYAGAYGVMVLLGLLPPLIVWAGRYQKGYQSSFKAPGGKCALTLTIAFALIFIGLEIANSAGWLNHFINY; encoded by the coding sequence ATGAATACGAAACTGATCGGAGGAATCCTTCTCGTCTCCGGAACAACGATCGGAGCTGCTATGCTCGCTTTACCTGTTGCAACAGGTCAAGCTGGATTCATTCCTTCGTTTATTCTTCTTGCGATCTGTTGGATCTACATGACCTATACAGCATTCCTCATTTTGGAAGCGAATTTATGGATGGAACCTGATACGAATCTCATTACCATGGCACGCAATACGCTTGGTCGCTGGGGAGCGGGATTAAGTTGGGTCACCTATCTATTTTTGCTCTACTCTTTAACGACAGCCTACATTGCTGTTTGCATTCCAATTTTTGTGGATATTGGCCATTCTTGTTTTGGCCTCAATATTTCACACTGGCTTGGAGCTCTACCGCTCATCCTTATTTTGGGATACTTCGTTTATCGTGGAACAGAATCGGTTGACTATCTGAATCGCATCCTAATGACTGGACTGATCATCGCCTACTTGGCGATGATTTTTCTACTTGCCCCACATATTCAACCTACCAAGCTTCTCCACGTGGAATGGTCCTATTTGCTCCTGGCAACTTCTATCATCGCAACCTCTTTTGGATTTCACATCATTATCCCCACTCTGACAACCTATTTTAAACGAGATATTCCTCAAATTAAAGTAGCTATCCTGATTGGAGGCATCATTCCTTTCGTGGTATATAGTCTTTGGGAAGTTCTCGCACTTGGCATTATTCCAATCGAAGGAGAGCATGGAATTCTAGAGGGCTACCTGCATGGCACAGATGGAACACGTTTATTGGCTGGTACTCTACAACAATCCTCTATTGCCGTCATTGCCCGTTTTTTTTCCTTCTTTGCCATCGTCACCTCTTTTTTAGGGGTATCTTTAAGCTTGTCAGACTTTTTGTCGGATGGATTAAGTATACGCAAAAATCAAGCAGGCAAATTGATGCTTTACATCCTAACCTTTTTGCCTCCTTTACTTTTTACTTTCATTTGTCCACGAGCATTTTTAACGGCTTTAGAGTATGCTGGTGCTTATGGTGTGATGGTTTTATTGGGATTGCTTCCGCCTTTAATCGTTTGGGCGGGAAGATATCAAAAAGGCTATCAATCCTCCTTCAAGGCTCCCGGAGGAAAATGTGCGTTAACTCTTACGATTGCTTTTGCCTTGATTTTCATTGGATTGGAAATCGCCAATAGCGCGGGATGGCTGAATCATTTTATCAATTATTAG
- a CDS encoding amino acid permease has translation MSSSHSSGSSLGGILLVAGCCIGAGMLGLPILSALGGFKPSIILFTLSWLFMSFTALLLLEVNLWFQDEISIVSMAERTLGPIGKIIAWAIFLFLFYSLMVAYISGSGQLISDFLQQIFSIAFPAWLGSLILISIFAGLICIGMHVVDQFNRVLMGGLICTYILLVILGGMHVNPDLLTRQNWFIAPFAFPIMIISFGFHNLVPSLTTYVNRNTKEMQKIILIGSFIPLLVYVVWEWVILGLIPFGENETFQTVLDSGEMATTALQKAIGHSWVVDIAHYFAFFAVVTSCLGVALSFVDFLSDGLNVKKSLAGKIFLSFLVFFPPWIFACLFPHIFLLALNYAGGFGAVILFGILPAAMVWAGRYVYSISQPNDFKVAGGKSALIFVMIVSLAIMILQVVRELKGI, from the coding sequence ATGTCGTCTTCGCATTCGTCCGGGAGTTCCTTAGGAGGAATTTTACTTGTAGCAGGTTGCTGTATTGGAGCTGGCATGTTAGGATTACCCATTCTTTCTGCTTTGGGTGGCTTCAAACCCTCCATCATTTTGTTCACGCTTAGTTGGTTATTTATGAGCTTCACCGCTCTGTTACTCCTCGAGGTCAATTTATGGTTCCAAGATGAAATCAGCATTGTCAGCATGGCAGAGAGAACCCTAGGCCCGATCGGAAAAATCATCGCATGGGCCATTTTTCTATTTCTCTTCTACTCTTTAATGGTTGCCTACATTTCGGGAAGCGGACAGCTTATTTCCGATTTTCTTCAGCAAATCTTTTCCATTGCTTTTCCTGCTTGGCTGGGAAGTCTCATTCTGATTTCTATTTTCGCAGGACTCATTTGCATCGGCATGCATGTCGTAGATCAGTTTAATCGTGTTTTAATGGGCGGTTTGATTTGCACTTATATCCTTTTGGTCATTTTGGGAGGCATGCACGTTAACCCGGATTTATTGACACGCCAAAATTGGTTCATTGCCCCTTTTGCATTTCCCATTATGATTATCTCTTTTGGCTTTCATAATCTTGTCCCAAGCCTCACAACATACGTTAATCGCAACACCAAAGAGATGCAAAAGATTATCCTGATCGGCAGCTTTATTCCTCTACTGGTGTACGTTGTATGGGAATGGGTCATTTTAGGCCTGATTCCGTTTGGGGAAAATGAAACTTTTCAGACGGTATTAGACTCCGGAGAAATGGCTACGACAGCCTTACAAAAAGCCATTGGACATTCATGGGTGGTCGACATTGCCCATTACTTTGCTTTCTTCGCTGTCGTTACCTCTTGCTTAGGTGTTGCTTTAAGCTTTGTTGACTTCCTGAGCGATGGATTAAATGTAAAAAAATCTTTGGCTGGGAAGATTTTTCTTTCTTTTCTGGTCTTTTTTCCTCCTTGGATTTTTGCATGCCTCTTTCCCCACATTTTTCTATTAGCTCTTAACTATGCGGGTGGTTTTGGCGCTGTTATTTTATTTGGAATTCTGCCCGCCGCCATGGTGTGGGCTGGCCGTTATGTCTACTCCATTTCTCAGCCGAACGATTTTAAAGTCGCTGGCGGAAAAAGTGCTTTAATATTTGTCATGATTGTCTCATTAGCCATTATGATTTTACAAGTTGTGCGTGAACTTAAAGGAATATAA
- the trpS gene encoding tryptophan--tRNA ligase has protein sequence MSENQPKKRILTGDRPTGLLHLGHYVGSLKNRVKLQEKFDCYFIIADLHVLTTKPEKESILKLRENISQMVIDYLACGIDPQKSVIYLQSAVPAVYQMNLIFQMLISLNRLTGLPSLKEMARNAHMSSESIPYGLVGYPVLQSADILMPRAHLVPVGKDNEAHIELTRDIARRFNMYYGEFFPLPECLLSDVPTLIGTDGQGKMSKSANNAIFLADDAKTVEKKVKGMYTDPNRIRADMPGKVEGNPVFAYHDVFNTDKAEVEDLKSRYREGKVGDVEVKEKLTRALNHFLDPIREKRKYYEQEKGLVDQVIYEGTQKMIEISNETVKEMLSLMGLSGTWKKIAKNAKERMEKQQK, from the coding sequence ATGAGCGAAAATCAACCTAAAAAACGAATTCTCACAGGTGACCGCCCAACCGGTTTACTCCATCTTGGGCACTATGTAGGCTCTTTAAAAAACAGAGTGAAATTGCAAGAGAAATTTGACTGCTATTTCATTATTGCAGATTTGCATGTCCTGACAACTAAGCCTGAAAAAGAATCGATTCTAAAACTTAGAGAGAATATCTCTCAAATGGTGATCGACTATTTAGCCTGCGGGATAGATCCTCAAAAATCCGTTATTTACCTGCAATCTGCCGTACCAGCTGTTTATCAAATGAATTTGATTTTCCAAATGCTGATTTCTCTCAACAGATTAACAGGCCTGCCTAGTTTGAAAGAGATGGCTCGCAATGCCCACATGTCATCCGAAAGTATTCCTTATGGGCTTGTCGGTTATCCAGTTCTCCAATCAGCAGACATTTTAATGCCCAGAGCCCACCTTGTTCCAGTAGGAAAAGACAATGAGGCGCATATTGAGTTAACACGCGACATTGCGCGCCGTTTTAACATGTACTATGGCGAGTTTTTCCCTTTGCCAGAATGCCTGCTAAGCGATGTCCCAACTTTAATTGGAACAGATGGTCAAGGAAAGATGAGTAAATCTGCCAATAACGCGATCTTTCTAGCGGATGATGCTAAAACCGTTGAAAAGAAGGTCAAGGGAATGTACACAGATCCTAATCGAATTCGTGCAGACATGCCTGGAAAGGTTGAAGGAAATCCCGTGTTTGCCTATCACGACGTTTTCAACACCGATAAAGCTGAAGTAGAGGATCTAAAATCCCGTTACCGCGAAGGGAAAGTGGGTGATGTAGAAGTCAAAGAAAAACTCACACGTGCACTAAATCATTTCCTTGACCCAATTCGAGAAAAAAGAAAATATTACGAACAGGAAAAAGGGCTTGTCGACCAGGTTATTTACGAGGGCACCCAAAAAATGATTGAGATCTCGAATGAGACTGTCAAAGAGATGCTTAGCTTAATGGGCTTAAGCGGAACCTGGAAAAAAATTGCTAAAAACGCAAAAGAGAGAATGGAAAAGCAACAAAAGTGA
- a CDS encoding response regulator transcription factor produces MQKPTLLLIEDEEDIAALIKLQAEISGYKIITEVDGLNGFRAIEREKPDLVILDIMIPGMSGLDVCRKIKSSAELKSIPVIMISAKSEELDVVLGLELGADDYVTKPFSPKVLFSRIRAVLRRGKETEKPPRVLTFGPYTMEVDRYTIRNKDKYISLTLSEFGILRRLLMNRGKVLTRNQLLDDVQNDDAFIVDRNIDVHIAALRKKLGPNFDGIETVRGVGYRFKDED; encoded by the coding sequence ATGCAAAAACCGACGCTTCTTCTTATTGAAGACGAGGAAGATATTGCCGCATTAATTAAATTGCAGGCTGAGATATCGGGATACAAAATTATAACAGAAGTAGATGGCTTGAATGGCTTTCGAGCGATCGAACGAGAAAAACCAGACTTGGTGATTTTAGATATTATGATCCCTGGCATGAGCGGATTAGACGTATGCCGCAAAATAAAAAGTTCCGCCGAACTAAAATCGATCCCTGTCATCATGATTTCTGCTAAAAGTGAAGAGCTAGATGTCGTGCTCGGTCTAGAATTAGGGGCAGATGACTATGTGACCAAACCTTTTTCCCCCAAAGTGCTTTTTTCAAGAATCCGAGCCGTTTTACGCAGAGGGAAAGAAACGGAAAAACCTCCGAGAGTGTTAACTTTTGGTCCTTATACAATGGAAGTTGATCGTTATACAATTCGAAATAAAGATAAATATATCTCCCTAACCCTTTCCGAATTTGGCATTCTTCGCCGATTATTGATGAATCGGGGGAAAGTACTCACACGCAATCAACTTCTCGATGATGTCCAAAATGACGACGCTTTTATAGTCGATCGCAATATCGATGTGCACATTGCCGCTTTGCGCAAAAAATTAGGTCCTAATTTTGACGGCATTGAAACGGTGCGGGGCGTTGGCTACCGATTTAAGGACGAAGACTAA
- a CDS encoding HAD family hydrolase, whose product MTEKPIIAAFDFDGTLTYRDSLLPFLFFTHSRLETLKKLFILLPQFAEFELGLVTRQAIKEAILTRFFEGDSIEKVAELGRAFAEQILDSKIRPKGAEKIQWHLAQGHRCVLVSANLEIYLRPWALAHGFSDIVASELELTQNKRITGQLAGKNCWGPEKTKRLEQLLGPKEGYVLYAYGDSRGDQELLELADYPFYRTF is encoded by the coding sequence ATGACAGAAAAACCAATAATTGCAGCATTTGATTTTGATGGAACTCTGACCTATAGAGATTCTCTTTTGCCTTTTTTGTTTTTTACCCATTCTCGTTTGGAAACCTTAAAAAAACTTTTCATCCTTCTTCCCCAGTTTGCAGAATTCGAGCTGGGGCTTGTGACAAGGCAAGCCATAAAGGAAGCCATTTTAACGCGGTTTTTTGAAGGAGATTCCATTGAGAAAGTGGCTGAATTAGGCAGAGCTTTTGCAGAGCAGATCTTAGATAGCAAAATTCGACCTAAGGGGGCGGAAAAAATTCAGTGGCACCTTGCGCAAGGGCATCGATGTGTACTTGTCAGTGCAAATTTAGAGATTTACTTGCGCCCGTGGGCACTGGCTCATGGCTTTTCAGATATTGTGGCTTCTGAACTTGAGTTAACGCAGAATAAGCGTATTACGGGGCAGCTTGCTGGGAAAAATTGTTGGGGACCGGAAAAAACTAAACGATTGGAGCAATTGCTTGGTCCTAAAGAAGGCTATGTACTTTATGCTTATGGAGATAGCCGAGGAGATCAAGAGCTCCTCGAACTCGCAGACTATCCCTTCTATCGCACTTTTTAG
- a CDS encoding ankyrin repeat domain-containing protein: protein MTTIKKTLKNKNLNEINAFIDQVKIKIGFLGSRRFTCDGYQGSFSLNHLLEITGEKSKEAQSANQISEILNKIKKLDQLATCKLEQTKIVKFFHFIPHLFGKILSNKSKAEQFLKQKEAELKGNPQVMPLEPENDLESEIQAYLEPKSDATEVDELRRIQFLLDKGVNVNRKLNHYSPETELHRAIKHNREEVVKLLIKNGADISIPDAFATPPLQIAFIHKNYAIMELFLKAGANINLVTRYSETLLQQALEKNDTEMVEFLVEHHADVNYHTPETSSPLIMAIRSGNYPHIQLLLDRGANIHENHYGKTGLHVAITMHDMDMVKFLINNGAHCDTSSISLVLESKKWDIAEFLLQVARSKQQITDNQITTEFLRVMETGELKAVQLLIENGANPNGIDKIFPPLFIAILKNYHQITEYLLQNGASINLEWNGFRAIDKAIELQNATAVKLLLDHGVQVTDEILKWAKEFGNTDILTLLQK from the coding sequence ATGACTACAATTAAAAAAACCTTAAAAAATAAAAATCTGAATGAAATAAATGCATTCATTGATCAAGTTAAAATAAAAATTGGCTTTTTGGGTTCTCGCAGATTTACCTGTGATGGCTATCAAGGATCCTTTAGCTTAAATCATCTTCTTGAAATCACAGGAGAAAAATCCAAAGAAGCGCAAAGTGCCAATCAGATCTCCGAAATTTTAAACAAAATAAAAAAACTTGACCAATTAGCGACTTGTAAATTAGAGCAAACCAAGATCGTGAAATTTTTTCATTTCATCCCTCATCTTTTTGGAAAAATTCTTTCTAATAAGTCGAAGGCAGAGCAATTTCTTAAGCAAAAAGAAGCAGAACTCAAGGGGAATCCACAGGTCATGCCTTTAGAACCCGAAAATGACCTTGAAAGCGAAATTCAAGCCTATTTAGAACCAAAATCAGATGCAACAGAAGTGGATGAGCTGAGACGAATTCAATTTCTTTTAGATAAAGGTGTCAATGTTAATCGAAAACTTAATCATTATTCTCCAGAAACAGAATTGCACAGAGCGATCAAGCACAATCGAGAAGAAGTTGTCAAACTTCTTATTAAAAATGGAGCAGATATCAGCATTCCCGATGCCTTTGCTACCCCCCCTCTCCAGATCGCTTTTATCCATAAAAACTACGCAATCATGGAGCTTTTTTTAAAGGCGGGAGCGAATATTAACCTCGTCACGCGTTATTCTGAGACTTTGTTACAACAAGCTTTAGAAAAAAATGATACTGAGATGGTCGAATTTTTAGTTGAGCACCATGCAGATGTGAATTATCACACCCCCGAAACATCATCCCCTTTAATTATGGCCATCCGCTCTGGCAACTATCCGCATATCCAATTGCTCCTCGATAGAGGTGCAAATATCCATGAAAACCATTATGGCAAAACAGGCCTTCACGTTGCTATTACGATGCACGATATGGATATGGTAAAATTTTTAATAAACAATGGAGCGCATTGTGACACGAGCTCTATTTCTTTGGTCCTTGAGTCAAAGAAATGGGATATTGCCGAATTTCTACTTCAAGTAGCACGCTCTAAGCAGCAAATTACCGACAATCAGATCACAACTGAATTTTTGCGAGTGATGGAAACCGGAGAATTAAAAGCGGTGCAACTTCTTATTGAAAATGGAGCCAATCCGAATGGGATCGATAAGATATTTCCTCCTCTTTTCATTGCTATACTTAAAAATTACCATCAAATCACAGAATATCTCCTTCAAAATGGAGCCTCTATTAATTTGGAGTGGAATGGCTTTCGTGCTATTGATAAAGCGATCGAATTGCAAAATGCCACTGCAGTGAAATTATTGCTCGACCATGGAGTTCAAGTAACAGATGAAATTCTTAAATGGGCTAAGGAATTCGGAAACACAGACATTCTAACTCTATTGCAAAAATAA